GCTCTGTCACCTTGTCGAGGGTGCGGTGGTACTGGGTGATGATGTGCGCGTTGGCGCTCACCTTCAGGCGGGAGACGTCGATGCCGCGGCCGCCGAGGGCTTCGAGCTCGCTGAACAGCACTTCGAGGTCGATCACGACGCCGTTGCCGATGACCGGCGTGACCCCGGGCGAGAGGATGCCGGAGGGGAGCAGATGGAGGGCGTACTTCTCGTTGCCGACCACGACGGTGTGCCCGGCGTTGTTGCCGCCGTTGAACTTCACGACCCAGTCGGTGCGCTCGCCGAGCAGGTCGGTGGCCTTGCCCTTGCCCTCATCGCCCCACTGGACGCCGACGATAACGATTCCTGGCATGGGTATCCCCCTTGCTTCCGCCGGGTTTGCACCGGCTGATGAGCTGGCCCTCTGCGGGCGGCTCCATCCTATCGAAGGGTTGTTCCGGGCCGTCCGGGCTGTGGAGGCTGCGGTCCTGACGCCCGTCTGCGGTCCGCCTGACGGCGAAGCGGGTCGATGGCGGGAATCGAGCGGATGCTGTCGCTCCGGCGCATCGCCGATGTCGGTGGCCGGTGGCACGATCAGAGGATGCCGAAGACCGGTCGCGTGAATCGCGACGACATCCTTCACACCGAGCAGCCCAGCCGCCAGGGGCCGCTCGTGCTCGTCGCCGCCATCGTGACGGTCGTGCTGTGGGCGTCGGCATTCATCGGCATCCGCGGTGCAGGACCGCACTTCGACCCCGGAGCCCTGGCGCTGCTGCGCATGGCCGTCGGCAGCGCCGCGCTCGCGATCATCGCGGTGCGGCACGGCATCCGTCTTCCCGAGCGTCGGCACTGGTGGCTGGTCGTCGTGTGGGGTGTCGGATGGTTCTGCGTCTACAACCTGGCGCTGAACGCGGCCGAGCGCACCCTCGATGCGGGGACGGCCGCGATGGTGGTGAACCTCGCACCGCTCATGGTCGTGGTCTTCAGCGGGCTGTTCCTGCGCGAGGGCTTCCCGAAGCCCCTCATCATCGGAGCCCCGATCGCCTTCCTGGGCGTCGTGCTGATCGGCATGAACTCGTCGACCAGCGAAGGGCCCGATATCTCCGGGTTGCTCCTCGCCCTGCTCGCGGCGGTGATGTATGCCGGATGCACCTTGCTGCAGAAGCATCTGCTGAGCGCCGGATCCGACGCGACGACGCTGACCTGGTTCGGCGCGCTGGCCGGCACCGTCGCGCTGCTCCCGTGGACGGGCAGCCTGATCGGCGCCCTCCAGACCGCTCCGATCGACGCGACGCTCTGGGTCGTCTACCTCGGCATCTTCCCGACCGCGATCGCGTTCACGACCTGGGCCTATGTGCTGCAGCGCAGCACCGCCGGGCAGACCTCCGCGACGACCTATGTGGTCCCGGCGATCGCCATCCTGATGTCGTGGGCGATCCTCGGCGAGGTTCCCACTCCGCTCATGTTCGTGGGCGGCACGCTGTGCCTTCTCGGGGTGCTCGTCACCCGGATGCGCTGGGGCCGCCGCGCCTGATCCGTCCCGGCGCTCGCGCCGACCCTTGCGCTGACTCGGCTCTGGCTGCGCGCCGTCGCGTCGTGCCTTCGCGTCGGACCGCACGCTGTCTGCCCGCGCGCTGTGTGGCCGCGATGCGCCCCGCCCCGCCGCATCCTGTCCCGTCGCAACGCGCCCCGCCCCGCCGCGCCCCGCGAGCAGATCCGTGGGGCGCACTGTCGAGCCCGCCCGGCGTGTGACTCTTACCCGCGCCCATCCGGACCGTGCGCGGTCAAAAACGGACCCCAAGGCCGCGTTCCGGATGCACAACTGACCACGCACCGACCAGCACCGAGACCCTCACTGACGCCCGCGTCCATCTCATCCCTGCGTGGTCAAAAACGCACCGCAGAACCCCGCCACGCATGCACAATTGACCACTCACCGCGCATCCGGTGCACAACTGACCCCGCACCACACTCCCGTACCGGCCGCACTCGCGCCCCGCGCTATCGCAACCGTGAGTGGTCAAAAACGCACCGCAGAACCCCGCCACGCATGCACAATTGACCACGCACCGCGTCTCGCATGCAGAGTCGACCCCACACACCACACCCCAACCACCCGGGGCTCAGCGCGGCGACACCGACCGGCCCTGACGAAGCGACCCGCGCGTGCCCTCGATGCTGCTGATCATGTCACCCGCGAGCTTGCGCTTGAGCTCGAGCGATTCGCCGATCTCCGCCGCAAGGCGCGGACGGGTGCGGATCAGCTCGTCGACCGTCGCGAGAGGCAGCACCACGACGGTCAAAATCTCGCCGGCTACCGTGACGGCCTGCGTCCGCTCCCGGGTCAGCGCGGTCTGGCCGATGATGTCGCCCCTCTCGGCAGTCGCGAACTCGACCCGTCCGCCGTCGACCTCGACCGCGAGCAGCGCGCGCCCCGACACGACCACACGCACCTCGTCGGGCACGACGCCACTGGGCAGCACGACCTCGCCGACGCCGTAGCGCTCGAGGTGCGAGGACTGCAGCATCGCCTCGAGGTCGTCGTCGTGCAGGTGCAGGGTGCCGCCGATGGCCGTCAAGGCCTCCGCGAGGCGCCCCGGCTCGGAGATCGGATCCGTCGAGTCGCCATCGAGCGCGAATCCGTGGCGGCGGGCCGCGTACCAGAGCCACGACAGGTAGGTGGAGAGTGCGCGTCCCGCATCCGCCGGTCCGGCGACGGGGATCGAGACGCTGTAGGCGCCACCGCCCGCATAGCTCACGGACGCGCGCTCGCGGTCGGCGAGCATGGGCAGCGCGTCCGCGACCTCGACCAGCAGCGCCATGACCTCGTGCGGGGGATCATCCGTCGCGAACTTCACGTCGGTGGATGCCGAGTACGGCCCCTCCGGCTCCGAGAGGTTCGTGAACGACGCCCCCGACAGGCTGGAGTTCGGCACGATCTGGATGCCGGATCCGGTGTCGATGTGCACGGCCCGCCAGTTGACCTCGATCACCCGC
This genomic interval from Microbacterium hydrocarbonoxydans contains the following:
- a CDS encoding DMT family transporter encodes the protein MAGIERMLSLRRIADVGGRWHDQRMPKTGRVNRDDILHTEQPSRQGPLVLVAAIVTVVLWASAFIGIRGAGPHFDPGALALLRMAVGSAALAIIAVRHGIRLPERRHWWLVVVWGVGWFCVYNLALNAAERTLDAGTAAMVVNLAPLMVVVFSGLFLREGFPKPLIIGAPIAFLGVVLIGMNSSTSEGPDISGLLLALLAAVMYAGCTLLQKHLLSAGSDATTLTWFGALAGTVALLPWTGSLIGALQTAPIDATLWVVYLGIFPTAIAFTTWAYVLQRSTAGQTSATTYVVPAIAILMSWAILGEVPTPLMFVGGTLCLLGVLVTRMRWGRRA
- a CDS encoding mechanosensitive ion channel domain-containing protein — encoded protein: MLDDAFRDGWGWWVIALAVGVPVLLVVLTELINGLRRRNNPLAGPLRLLRNGVIPVGALFALLAFAIQSPADQVWTRVAATIFGFLVILLLLSAFNVALFANAAEDSWRKRIPTIFVEIARLVLVALGLALLFSWVWDADVGGLFTALGVGSIVIGLALQNAVGGVISGLLLLFEQPFKIGDFLDAAGVRGRVIEVNWRAVHIDTGSGIQIVPNSSLSGASFTNLSEPEGPYSASTDVKFATDDPPHEVMALLVEVADALPMLADRERASVSYAGGGAYSVSIPVAGPADAGRALSTYLSWLWYAARRHGFALDGDSTDPISEPGRLAEALTAIGGTLHLHDDDLEAMLQSSHLERYGVGEVVLPSGVVPDEVRVVVSGRALLAVEVDGGRVEFATAERGDIIGQTALTRERTQAVTVAGEILTVVVLPLATVDELIRTRPRLAAEIGESLELKRKLAGDMISSIEGTRGSLRQGRSVSPR